One stretch of Pongo abelii isolate AG06213 chromosome Y, NHGRI_mPonAbe1-v2.0_pri, whole genome shotgun sequence DNA includes these proteins:
- the SRY gene encoding sex-determining region Y protein isoform X2 produces the protein MNAFIVWSRDQRRKMALENPKMRNSEISKQLGYQWKMLTEAEKWPFFQEAQKLQAMHREKYPNYKYRPRRKAKMLQKSCSSLPADPASVLCSEVLQLDNRLYRDDCTKATHSRLEHQLGHLPPINTASSPQQRDRYSHSTELYDNRVTLATKTYLDAAFYDNLQPSLSYV, from the coding sequence ATGAACGCATTCATCGTGTGGTCTCGCGATCAGAGGCGCAAGATGGCTCTAGAGAATCCCAAAATGCGAAACTCAGAGATCAGCAAGCAGCTGGGATACCAGTGGAAAATGCTTACTGAAGCCGAAAAATGGCCATTCTTCCAGGAGGCACAGAAACTACAGGCCATGCATAGAGAGAAATACCCGAATTATAAGTATCGACCTCGTCGGAAGGCGAAGATGCTGCAGAAGAGTTGCAGTTCGCTTCCCGCAGATCCCGCTTCGGTACTCTGCAGCGAAGTGCTGCAACTGGACAACAGGTTGTACAGGGATGACTGTACGAAAGCCACACACTCAAGACTGGAGCACCAGCTAGGCCACTTACCGCCCATCAACACAGCCAGCTCACCGCAGCAACGGGACCGCTACAGCCACTCGACAGAGCTGTACGACAATCGGGTAACATTGGCTACAAAGACCTACCTAGATGCTGCTTTTTACGATAACTTACAGCCCTCACTTTCTTATGTTTAG
- the SRY gene encoding sex-determining region Y protein isoform X1, giving the protein MQSYASAMLSVFNSDDYSPAVQQNIPALRRSSSFICTESYNSKYQCETGENSKGSVQDRVKRPMNAFIVWSRDQRRKMALENPKMRNSEISKQLGYQWKMLTEAEKWPFFQEAQKLQAMHREKYPNYKYRPRRKAKMLQKSCSSLPADPASVLCSEVLQLDNRLYRDDCTKATHSRLEHQLGHLPPINTASSPQQRDRYSHSTELYDNRVTLATKTYLDAAFYDNLQPSLSYV; this is encoded by the coding sequence ATGCAATCATATGCTTCTGCTATGTTAAGCGTATTCAACAGTGATGATTACAGTCCAGCTGTGCAACAGAATATTCCCGCTCTCCGGAGAAGCTCTTCCTTCATTTGCACTGAAAGCTATAACTCTAAGTATCAGTGTGAAACGGGAGAAAACAGTAAAGGCAGCGTCCAGGATAGAGTGAAGCGACCCATGAACGCATTCATCGTGTGGTCTCGCGATCAGAGGCGCAAGATGGCTCTAGAGAATCCCAAAATGCGAAACTCAGAGATCAGCAAGCAGCTGGGATACCAGTGGAAAATGCTTACTGAAGCCGAAAAATGGCCATTCTTCCAGGAGGCACAGAAACTACAGGCCATGCATAGAGAGAAATACCCGAATTATAAGTATCGACCTCGTCGGAAGGCGAAGATGCTGCAGAAGAGTTGCAGTTCGCTTCCCGCAGATCCCGCTTCGGTACTCTGCAGCGAAGTGCTGCAACTGGACAACAGGTTGTACAGGGATGACTGTACGAAAGCCACACACTCAAGACTGGAGCACCAGCTAGGCCACTTACCGCCCATCAACACAGCCAGCTCACCGCAGCAACGGGACCGCTACAGCCACTCGACAGAGCTGTACGACAATCGGGTAACATTGGCTACAAAGACCTACCTAGATGCTGCTTTTTACGATAACTTACAGCCCTCACTTTCTTATGTTTAG